Below is a window of Mycolicibacterium chitae DNA.
GTGCGACTCCAGCAGCGAGGCTTGCGGGAGGCTGGCCTCGATGATCGTCGACACCAGGGCCAACAGGTGCAGTGGGTGGTCGGCGGCCAACGCTTCCTGTACCTCGGCGACCAACGGGACCTCCTCGGGGATCTCGTCGCGCACCTCCTCGCGGCGGCGTCGGCTGGCGCGGCGTACCTCTCGTCGGGCCTGCTTGGCCTTGCGTCGCTGGCGACCGTCAGTCATGTTCGGGACCCTACCGGGGCCGCCCGCATCAGCCGACCGGGTGCAGCGAGTCCAGGATCTCGAAGTCGAAGCACGAAGCCTCGGCGATGTAGACACGCTGATCGAGATGACCGTCGCGCATGTTCACCGGGCCGCGCGGACTATCGAAGCCGACGGCCGCCGACGAGGCCATCAGGTCGCCGAGCTCGGCCGAGGCGGCCCGCTGGAACAACGCCTCCAGCGTCAGCAGGCCTTCATAACAGGATTCGGCCATCTCGTTCAACGGTGGTGCGACGGGCCCGAAGCGGCCGACGTAGCCGTCCATCAGATCGATGGCCCCCGCCGTGGCCAACGAACTGAAGTAGGCCGCGGCCACATACAGGCTCTGGGTCGAGCCGGAGCCGCTGGCCAACAACATGTTTTCTTCCATCAGGGGACTGAACCGGGCCATCCGGTCGTGCCCGCCGACGCGGGCGAACTCCCGGTTGAACAGCACCGCGTCGTGCCCCACCAACAGCATCAGCACGCCTTGCGCACCGCTGTCGAGGGCCTGCCGCACCGGGGCCCGAAAGTCGTCGGAACCGTACGGGACGTAGATCTCGGATTTGAGGTCCAGCTGCAGTTCCCGGCAATACGCGCGCGCAGCCACGGCCGAGCCGCGCGGCCAGATGTAGTCGTCGCCGACCAGACACCACGACCGGATCCCGAGCTGATCGCGCAGCCAGGACAGCGCCGGGGCGATCTGAATACGCGGCGTCTCCCCGGTGCAGAACAGTCCGGGCGTCCGCTCACCGCCCTCGTACAACGAGGTGTAGATGTAGGGGATCCGATCTTTGACGATGGGTGACAGCAGATTTCGGACCGCCGACGTGTGCCAGCCGGTGACGGCATCCAGACATCGCGAGTCCAGCCGACGAGCGACATCTCGGGCGATGTCGGCGTCGGACGCCCCGCCGTCGATCACGTCGAGGGTCACCTCGCGGGCGTGCAGGCCCCCACGCTCGTTGATCTCGGCCACGGCCAGCTCGGCCACGGCCTCACATGAGGGCCCGAAGATCCCGGCTGGGCCCTGCTGCGGGATCACCAGCCCGACGCGGAACTGCACTTCACGATTCTGCAACCGGAGGCCACCATCGATCCCGTGTACGCTGTGTCCGATACTTTCTAGCAGAAATACTTCATCTTGAACAGATCAAGCGGGCGCGACGAGGACCTCAGCATGGCAGCCACACAGCAGAACCCCCTCAATCTCCTGCTGCCCCTGGCACGCCTGACCCAGCACGTGGAGGCGGCCATCGCCCAGGTACTGGCGGAGTCGGACCTCAAGGTGGAGGACTGGCGCGTGCTCGATGATCTGGCGGGTCGACGCACGGTCCCGATGACCGATCTGGCCAAGGCCACCATGATCACCGGCCCCACCCTGACCCGCACCGTGGACCGCTTGGTCTCCAGGGGCCTAATGTACCGGACCACCG
It encodes the following:
- a CDS encoding MarR family winged helix-turn-helix transcriptional regulator; the protein is MAATQQNPLNLLLPLARLTQHVEAAIAQVLAESDLKVEDWRVLDDLAGRRTVPMTDLAKATMITGPTLTRTVDRLVSRGLMYRTTDLHDRRRVLVSLTRRGRNLRGRLAIAVAEAERAAFESRGLDVDQLRELVCAPSAQ
- a CDS encoding substrate-binding domain-containing protein, yielding MQNREVQFRVGLVIPQQGPAGIFGPSCEAVAELAVAEINERGGLHAREVTLDVIDGGASDADIARDVARRLDSRCLDAVTGWHTSAVRNLLSPIVKDRIPYIYTSLYEGGERTPGLFCTGETPRIQIAPALSWLRDQLGIRSWCLVGDDYIWPRGSAVAARAYCRELQLDLKSEIYVPYGSDDFRAPVRQALDSGAQGVLMLLVGHDAVLFNREFARVGGHDRMARFSPLMEENMLLASGSGSTQSLYVAAAYFSSLATAGAIDLMDGYVGRFGPVAPPLNEMAESCYEGLLTLEALFQRAASAELGDLMASSAAVGFDSPRGPVNMRDGHLDQRVYIAEASCFDFEILDSLHPVG